In a genomic window of Poecilia reticulata strain Guanapo linkage group LG22, Guppy_female_1.0+MT, whole genome shotgun sequence:
- the LOC103459034 gene encoding epididymal secretory protein E1, giving the protein MDVRTGLIALFCLIGLTWAQPVKYIDCGSTSGKVIGVDINPCPNQPCQLHKGNSYTVNVTFTSNVNSDKSTAVVHGIVGGIPIPFSIPVPDGCRSGIQCPIKTGQTYNYQASLPVKTEYPSIKCVVEWELRDNGNEDLFCIKFPVQIVN; this is encoded by the exons ATGGATGTTCGAACTGGTTTAATTGCGTTGTTTTGCTTGATTGGACTTACTTGGGCGCAGCCGGTCAAGTACATTGACTGCG GCTCCACTTCAGGCAAAGTGATTGGTGTGGACATCAACCCTTGTCCTAATCAGCCATGTCAGCTTCACAAAGGAAACTCCTACACTGTCAACGTCACCTTCACTAGCA ATGTGAATAGTGACAAGAGCACTGCTGTGGTTCACGGTATTGTTGGAGGAATCCCGATCCCGTTTTCCATCCCTGTGCCGGATGGCTGCAGGTCTGGAATCCAGTGTCCCATCAAGACTGGGCAGACCTACAACTACCAGGCTTCACTACCAGTAAAGACTGAGTATCCTTCA ATAAAATGCGTTGTGGAGTGGGAACTGAGAGATAACGGCAACGAAGATCTGTTTTGCATCAAATTCCCAGTTCAGATTGTGAACTG
- the isca2 gene encoding iron-sulfur cluster assembly 2 homolog, mitochondrial, whose translation MLWKMSVFKGAMITASKSRIISLARASTLLNNHGVRQELYRLPESSQPLYIAEQRCFSNASIRKEKSGEPSPSEDKVHLTESCVKRLSEIMEKGEYLRIQVEGGGCSGFQYKFSVDHNKNEEDRVFEQGGVGIIVDQESLEFVKGSTVDFSQELIRSTFQVLKNPQADHGCSCGSSFSVKV comes from the exons ATGTTATGGaagatgtctgtgtttaaaGGAGCAATGATAACTGCGTCAAAGTCAAGAATAATAAGCCTTGCGAG GGCATCTACTCTCCTAAACAACCACGGCGTAAGGCAGGAGCTTTACCGGCTTCCTGAAAGCTCCCAGCCGCTTTACATAGCGGAGCAGCGGTGCTTTAGCAACGCCTCCATCCGGAAGGAGAAGTCTGGGGAGCCGAGTCCATCAGAAGATAAGGTTCACCTCACAGAGTCATGTGTGAAG AGGCTATCAGAAATCATGGAGAAGGGCGAGTACCTGAGAATACAAGTGGAGGGAGGAGGTTGCTCTGGATTCCAGTATAAGTTTTCTGTAGATCACAACAAGAATGAAGAGGACAG AGTGTTTGAGCAGGGGGGAGTGGGCATCATCGTTGACCAGGAGAGTCTGGAGTTTGTGAAGGGATCCACTGTGGACTTCAGTCAGGAGTTGATCCGCTCCACTTTCCAGGTCTTGAAGAACCCCCAGGCAGATCATGGCTGCTCCTGTGGCAGCtcgttttctgtgaaagtatgA